One Setaria viridis chromosome 5, Setaria_viridis_v4.0, whole genome shotgun sequence genomic region harbors:
- the LOC117855902 gene encoding UDP-xylose transporter 3 — protein sequence MGVAGEKFQLGTVGALSLSVVSSVSIVICNKALMSSLGFNFATTLTSWHLLVTFCSLHVALCMKLFEHKPFDARTVMGFGVLNGISIGLLNLSLGFNSVGFYQMTKLAIIPCTVILETLFFRKKFSRNIKLSLSVLLLGVGVATVTDLQLNTVGSVLSLLAIITTCIAQIMTNTIQKKFKVSSTQLLYQSCPYQALTLFLVGPFLDGFLTNQNVFAFDYTTQVLFFIVLSCLISVSVNFSTFLVIGKTSPVTYQVLGHLKTCLVLTFGYVLLHDPFSWRNILGILIAVIGMVLYSYFCTRETQQKPAEVSPQVIQGKESESNPLISDSLNAAENGGSTPDDEPLKVPMWSSKYSRA from the exons ATGGGGGTGGCGGGGGAGAAGTTCCAGCTGGGGACGGTGGGGGCGCTGAGCCTGTCGGTGGTGTCCTCGGTCTCCATCGTCATCTGCAACAAGGCCCTCATGAGCTCCCTCGGCTTCAACTTTG CCACTACTTTGACGAGCTGGCATCTCCTGGTTACGTTCTGCTCTCTCCATGTGGCGTTATGTATGAAGCTCTTTGAGCACAAACCTTTCGATGCAAGAACTGTCATGGGATTTGGAGTGCTCAATGGCATCTCAATTGGACTTCTCAACTTAAGTCTAGGTTTCAATTCTGTTGGTTTCTATCAG ATGACAAAGCTGGCTATTATTCCCTGTACTGTTATATTGGAGACCCTTTTCTTCAGGAAGAAATTTAG CCGGAATATCAAACTCTCACTTAGCGTGCTCCTTCTTGGTGTTGGTGTCGCAACTGTGACTGATTTGCAACTCAACACTGTGGGATCTGTACTGTCCCTGCTGGCAATCATCACAACCTGTATTGCTCAAATT ATGACAAATAcaatacagaagaagttcaaGGTGTCTTCAACCCAGCTTCTGTATCAATCATGCCCGTACCAAGCATTGACCTTGTTCCTTGTTGGTCCATTCCTTGATGGATTTTTGACTAACCAAAATGTCTTTGCTTTCGATTACACTACTCAAGTTCTG TTTTTCATTGTGCTGTCATGCCTGATTTCAGTCTCAGTAAACTTCAGCACCTTCCTTGTGATTGGGAAGACATCTCCTGTAACTTACCAAGTCCTTGGGCATTTGAAAACATGCTTGGTTCTCACCTTTGGCTATGTACTGCTTCATGATCCATTTAGCTGGAGAAATATACTGGGAATCCTAATTGCTGTGATTGGGATGGTTTTGTATTCATACTTCTGCACTAGAGAGACCCAGCAAAAACCTGCAGAAGTCTCTCCGCAAGTCATTCAG GGGAAGGAGAGTGAGTCAAACCCGTTGATCTCAGACTCTTTAAATGCTGCTGAAAACGGGGGCAGTACCCCAGATGATGAACCCCTGAAGGTACCAATGTGGAGCTCGAAGTACTCAAGGGCGTGA